A part of Setaria viridis chromosome 8, Setaria_viridis_v4.0, whole genome shotgun sequence genomic DNA contains:
- the LOC117834045 gene encoding uncharacterized protein isoform X1 has translation MELPALKRFFLAAGWRASPAVGTEAEMSRGRSPEPLDFFIWTVQDVGLWLEEINLGSYRQSFEENGVNGEYLESLSMFTTEQILRFIRRCHMKWGDFITLCKELRRIKVACLKGEQEVRRPWWAPSCLSVVFVRVAKRNRQSRVVSLKLEA, from the exons ATGGAACTGCCTGCGCTGAAAAGATTCTTCTTGGCTGCGGG GTGgagggcctcgccggcggtgggGACGGAGGCGGAGATGAGCCGGGGTCGGTCGCCGGAGCCGTTGGATTTCTTCATATGGACTGTGCAG GATGTGGGGTTATGGTTGGAGGAAATAAATCTTGGAAGCTATCGTCAATCATTTGAAGAAAATGGTGTGAATGGGGAGTATCTAGAAAGCCTGTCGATGTTCACTACAGAGCAGATTCTTCGATTCATAAGACGGTGTCATATGAAATGGGGAGATTTTATTACACTTTGTAAAGAGCTAAGGCGCATCAAAG TTGCCTGCCTCAAAGGGGAGCAGGAAGTCCGCAGGCCGTGGTGGGCGCCGTCATGCCTCTCCGTCGTGTTCGTGCGGGTGGCCAAGCGTAACCGGCAGTCCCGTGTCGTCTCCCTGAAGCTCGAAGCTTAG
- the LOC117834045 gene encoding uncharacterized protein isoform X2, translating into MSRGRSPEPLDFFIWTVQDVGLWLEEINLGSYRQSFEENGVNGEYLESLSMFTTEQILRFIRRCHMKWGDFITLCKELRRIKVACLKGEQEVRRPWWAPSCLSVVFVRVAKRNRQSRVVSLKLEA; encoded by the exons ATGAGCCGGGGTCGGTCGCCGGAGCCGTTGGATTTCTTCATATGGACTGTGCAG GATGTGGGGTTATGGTTGGAGGAAATAAATCTTGGAAGCTATCGTCAATCATTTGAAGAAAATGGTGTGAATGGGGAGTATCTAGAAAGCCTGTCGATGTTCACTACAGAGCAGATTCTTCGATTCATAAGACGGTGTCATATGAAATGGGGAGATTTTATTACACTTTGTAAAGAGCTAAGGCGCATCAAAG TTGCCTGCCTCAAAGGGGAGCAGGAAGTCCGCAGGCCGTGGTGGGCGCCGTCATGCCTCTCCGTCGTGTTCGTGCGGGTGGCCAAGCGTAACCGGCAGTCCCGTGTCGTCTCCCTGAAGCTCGAAGCTTAG
- the LOC117833360 gene encoding heterogeneous nuclear ribonucleoprotein 1, translating to MEADAGKLFIGGISWDTNEDRLREYFDKYGEVVEAVIMRDRATGRARGFGFIVFADPAVAEQVIMEKHMIDGRMVEAKKAVPRDDQHALSKSGGSAHGSPGPSRTKKIFVGGLASTVTEADFRKYFEQFGTITDVVVMYDHNTQRPRGFGFITYDSEDAVDKALFKTFHELNGKMVEVKRAVPKELSPGPSMRSPVGGFNYVMGRANILNGYTQGYNPSPVGGYGMRMDARFGLLSGGRSGYPSFGGSYGIGMNFDPGMNPGIGGGSSFNNSVQYGRQLNPYYSGNSGRFNSSVGYGGVNDNNGSVFNSLARNLWGNSGLNYSSNSASSNTFVSSGNGGLSGIGNNNVNWGNPPVPAQGASGGSGYGTGNFGYGSSENNFGLGSSAYGRNAGSGGVNTFNQSTNGYARNFGDSSAPGGSIYGDTTWRSGSSELDGTSPFGYGLGNSASDVTAKSSAGYMGH from the exons ATGGAGGCGGACGCCGGGAAGCTGTTCATCGGCGGCATCTCGTGGGACACCAACGAGGACCGCCTCCGGGAGTACTTCGACAAGTatggggaggtggtggaggccgtCATCATGCGCGACCGGGCCACCGGCCGCGCTCGAGGCTTCGGCTTCATCGTGTTCGCCGaccccgccgtcgccgagcaGGTCATCATGGAGAAGCACATGATCGACGGCCGGATG GTGGAGGCGAAGAAAGCTGTCCCCAGGGATGATCAGCATGCTCTCAGTAAGAGTGGTGGCAGTGCTCATGGATCACCGGGGCCTAGCCGCACGAAGAAGATATTCGTTGGTGGTTTGGCTTCCACCGTGACCGAGGCGGACTTCAGGAAGTATTTTGAACAGTTCGGGACGATCACTGATGTTGTCGTGATGTATGACCACAACACACAGCGTCCTAGAGGGTTTGGGTTCATCACCTATGATTCAGAAGATGCCGTGGACAAGGCATTGTTCAAGACGTTCCATGAACTGAATGGTAAGATGGTTGAGGTCAAGCGTGCTGTTCCTAAGGAACTATCACCTGGACCTAGCATGCGCTCTCCTGTAGGTGGATTCAACTATGTCATGGGTAGAGCCAATATCCTCAATGGATATACCCAAGGTTACAATCCGAGCCCAGTGGGTGGCTACGGGATGAGGATGGATGCAAGGTTTGGGCTTCTGTCAGGCGGGCGCAGTGGTTATCCATCTTTTGGTGGTAGTTACGGAATTGGTATGAATTTTGACCCAGGGATGAACCCAGGTATTGGAGGTGGCTCTAGTTTCAACAATAGTGTCCAGTATGGACGGCAGCTTAATCCATACTACAGTGGAAATTCTGGTAGATTCAATAGCAGCGTTGGCTATGGTGGAGTGAATGATAATAATGGATCAGTGTTTAACTCACTGGCTCGTAATCTATGGGGTAATTCGGGGCTTAATTACTCTTCCAACTCCGCAAGCTCTAATACCTTCGTGTCATCTGGAAATGGGGGCCTTAGTGGAATTGGGAACAACAATGTGAACTGGGGAAACCCTCCTGTGCCTGCTCAAGGTGCTAGTGGTGGCTCTGGTTATGGTACTGGAAACTTTGGCTATGGATCCAGTGAAAACAACTTTGGTCTGGGTTCCAGTGCCTATGGAAGGAATGCTGGATCAGGTGGTGTCAATACCTTCAACCAATCAACCAATGGGTATGCAAGGAACTTTGGAGATTCATCAGCACCTGGTGGCTCTATCTATGGAGACACAACATGGAGATCTGGATCTTCCGAGCTTGATGGAACCAGCCCATTTGGTTATGGGCTTGGAAATTCAGCTTCAGATGTTACAGCAAAGAGCTCAGCAGGTTACATGGGGCATTGA